GCGTACTCCGAAAGTACGCATAAATTCACAGACTCGCTCCTGCCTCACTGCTTCCTCCCTCCCAACTCCCCCGTCTAAACGTCGACTCTGCAACATCGCCGCACCTTCACGTAAACTTTTTCGCAGTCGACGGAACCGCGCAGCGTATTCCTGCGTAACCACCTTCCGAAGACTCATATCCACAGCACCAACGGGAGCAAGCAATTGGCCACGCAGCGTAAAAATAAACGGAAAACATGGCTTTGGGTCGGCCTCAGCGTCGTCGTCTTGGCGGTCGTTCTCGGGGTGGTCGCAGCTGCCCGTGGCAACACCACCAAGTTCGAGCCCTCCCAGCTGGCCAAAGCCGAGCGCGGAGACATTGCCCGGTCCGTCGTCGCCACCGGCAAGGTCCAGCCCATCACGAAAGTAGAGGTCAAATCCAAAGCCTCGGGCATTGTCACTCGCCTCGACACCGACATCAACGCCCACGTCCATCAGGGCCAGGTTCTCGCTCAACTCGACCAGCAGGAGATCCTTGATCAGGTAGCCGCGCAGAAGGCCCAGCTCGCCGCCGCCGAATCAAACGCGCGCGCCGCCGAAGCCTCCATCCAGTACGACAAGGTCAACGCCGAAGCGCCCGACCTGCCCATGTATAAGCACACCTACGATCGCAACCTCCAGATGTCCAAAGAGGGTGTGGTCTCACAGCAGGCCCTCGACGATGCTCAGCAGAAGTACCTCTCTGCCGCCAACACCCGCGACAAGGCCGTATCTCAAATCTCCGTTGATACCTCTAAGCTCCGCCAGGCACAGGCCCAGGTAGCCCAGAATCAGGCATCTCTCAAGCAACTTGAAGAGCAACTTGGCTACACCACCGTTATCTCTCCGATGGACGGCACCATCCTCTCCCGCG
This Tunturibacter gelidoferens DNA region includes the following protein-coding sequences:
- a CDS encoding efflux RND transporter periplasmic adaptor subunit, with protein sequence MATQRKNKRKTWLWVGLSVVVLAVVLGVVAAARGNTTKFEPSQLAKAERGDIARSVVATGKVQPITKVEVKSKASGIVTRLDTDINAHVHQGQVLAQLDQQEILDQVAAQKAQLAAAESNARAAEASIQYDKVNAEAPDLPMYKHTYDRNLQMSKEGVVSQQALDDAQQKYLSAANTRDKAVSQISVDTSKLRQAQAQVAQNQASLKQLEEQLGYTTVISPMDGTILSRDVEIGDAVSSILVLGSTATLVMTIGDTNQVYVQGKVDESDIGKVYMGQAARIKVESFKDKTFLGKVTKIAPLGVEKDNVTTFEVRVSIDNPGGELKANMTANAEILLEEHKNVLTVPEQAVLYDKDRNASVEVPDPKQKTGRRKIDIKAGISNGTKTEILAGLNPGDTVILQQ